From the genome of Ctenopharyngodon idella isolate HZGC_01 chromosome 23, HZGC01, whole genome shotgun sequence, one region includes:
- the skida1 gene encoding SKI/DACH domain-containing protein 1 has translation MKKMGDLESGFEEMQGVKLGYLVIKGKQMFALSQVFTDLLKNIPRTTVHKRMDHLNVKKHHCDLEELRKLKAINSIAFHAAKCTLISREDVEALYFSCKTERVLKSNKRREKTKNASEKMCDGKNHTSARSDFWREKVWLSLHGVPQTFSFKNKAVRQDPVPRTHSNLPQIYSKSFARDFQPVTKSASTPFKNYETDQIPDNCVAFNQKHAFFRHVVNRQPLIYQSAIAAQAKHQGNADLLYKRKRKRESCVRQFWSRSKRSHPVLLVPKCCKPKVPNGSLSQFHHLEHGLYVDPRHTGHFQESCSSDTESSSISERVNNDSDFGSSFSTTSNSGTSDEEEEEDDSLSDSSDVSSDEESSSQSDSSSVSSQVSVQSIRFRRARFSSLNTKAPLLLQPTFHYRPNVQNIPTNQGVTTTLDCERTGKTQKSDFSSSSEAHRDGDAANVQKFCPVRTCFPDLRENEGSEAQSRLEFSNDPKTTDSVANKIKDIGLSPHANGNKAFPQQRIPGSANKCSQALISHCVQDKEITVCKSSDSNLSLAANSKRETKTSLKLPSPLKPIKTEAEELITTSGFNNEGNRAVKTPPFLLNNVKIKVEDTFDEYEYANQPQEYQCKDNDADGQRISNHFKETDHCKATESSVQKHPPCNEESRSTLNTPCSEEGECKNGARVRKNYRAMLLGKKVESVRTPAKSVAKVDRSPRSAGKFASNEGSNEDCAGASKRKRTNANVASLKKPFRFMANFPSPPSLVIGSDGDLSPAYSLNSLRSNQLPHSSHPVWRWQLGHSVVPPPPSHKFRKASVIP, from the coding sequence ATGAAGAAGATGGGGGACTTGGAATCCGGTTTTGAGGAAATGCAGGGTGTAAAGCTTGGGTATTTGGTTATCAAAGGCAAACAGATGTTTGCCCTTTCTCAAGTCTTCACCGACCTCTTGAAAAATATTCCGCGGACTACTGTACACAAACGAATGGACCATTTAAACGTGAAGAAGCATCACTGTGATTTGGAGGAACTGCGAAAGCTCAAAGCAATAAATTCTATAGCTTTCCACGCAGCTAAATGCACTCTGATTTCAAGAGAGGACGTTGAGGCACTGTACTTTTCATGTAAAACTGAGCGCGTATTGAAATCAAACAAAAGAAGGGAAAAGACGAAAAATGCCTCCGAAAAAATGTGCGACGGCAAAAATCACACATCTGCCAGAAGTGACTTTTGGAGAGAGAAAGTTTGGTTGAGTTTGCATGGCGTTCCGCAGActttttcattcaaaaataaagCTGTTCGACAGGACCCTGTCCCTCGCACTCACTCAAATCTACCTCAAATTTACAGTAAATCCTTCGCCCGTGACTTTCAACCGGTCACGAAGTCGGCATCTACACCCTTTAAAAACTATGAAACAGATCAAATACCTGACAACTGTGTGGCTTTTAATCAGAAACACGCGTTTTTTCGGCACGTTGTGAATCGGCAACCGCTGATCTATCAGTCCGCCATTGCAGCGCAGGCAAAGCACCAAGGCAACGCAGATCTACTTTATAAAAGGAAGAGGAAGCGCGAGAGCTGCGTGAGGCAGTTTTGGTCGAGGAGCAAACGCAGCCATCCGGTTTTGCTCGTCCCGAAGTGCTGTAAACCAAAAGTTCCCAACGGATCTTTGAGCCAGTTTCATCACCTCGAGCATGGATTATACGTTGATCCTCGGCATACTGGACATTTTCAGGAAAGCTGCAGCAGCGACACGGAATCTAGCTCCATTTCAGAACGGGTGAACAACGATTCGGATTTCGGGTCGAGTTTCTCTACCACCAGCAACTCCGGGACTtcagatgaggaggaggaggaggatgactCTCTATCGGACTCTTCAGATGTCAGTAGCGATGAAGAGAGCTCCTCTCAGTCTGATTCCAGCTCTGTATCCAGTCAAGTTTCAGTGCAGAGCATTCGTTTCAGGCGTGCAAGGTTCTCAAGTCTCAACACAAAAGCACCTCTGCTCCTACAGCCAACTTTTCACTACAGGCCTAATGTGCAGAACATACCCACTAACCAAGGAGTAACGACTACTTTGGACTGTGAAAGAactggcaaaactcaaaaatcgGACTTCTCATCGTCCAGTGAAGCACACAGGGATGGTGATGCCGCAAACGTGCAGAAGTTTTGCCCGGTGCGGACCTGTTTTCCAGATTTAAGAGAAAATGAGGGCTCTGAAGCACAATCGCGCCTTGAATTTTCAAATGATCCAAAGACAACAGACTCTGTCGCTAACAAAATTAAAGATATTGGGCTTTCACCTCATGCAAATGGAAACAAGGCGTTTCCCCAACAAAGAATACCGGGTTCTGCAAACAAATGCTCCCAAGCCTTGATCTCCCACTGTGTTCAGGACAAAGAAATAACGGTTTGTAAGTCTTCTGACAGCAATCTTTCATTAGCAGCAAATTCCAAGAGAGAAACAAAAACTTCCCTCAAACTGCCTTCACCTCTAAAACCTATCAAAACAGAGGCCGAGGAGCTCATCACTACCTCAGGCTTCAACAATGAGGGCAACAGGGCAGTAAAAACGCCACCATTTTTACTCAACAACGTGAAGATTAAAGTCGAGGACACCTTTGACgaatatgaatatgcaaatcAGCCCCAGGAATATCAATGTAAGGATAACGACGCTGATGGTCAACGCATCAGTAATCATTTTAAGGAAACTGACCACTGCAAAGCCACAGAGAGCTCTGTTCAAAAACACCCTCCCTGTAACGAGGAATCAAGAAGCACTTTAAACACTCCTTGTTCCGAGGAAGGGGAATGCAAAAATGGTGCAAGGGTCAGAAAAAACTACAGGGCAATGCTTCTGGGTAAGAAAGTCGAAAGTGTGAGGACACCCGCGAAATCAGTTGCAAAAGTTGACCGGAGCCCCCGTTCTGCCGGAAAATTCGCTAGCAATGAGGGATCGAATGAAGACTGTGCGGGAGCGAGCAAACGTAAACGAACGAACGCCAATGTAGCATCTCTGAAAAAGCCCTTCAGATTCATGGCGAATTTTCCCTCTCCGCCGTCCCTTGTTATTGGCAGCGATGGAGATTTGAGTCCCGCTTACTCTTTGAACTCTTTAAGAAGTAACCAACTGCCTCATAGTTCTCACCCAGTGTGGAGATGGCAGCTCGGTCATTCAGTTGTTCCCCCCCCTCCAAGCCACAAATTCAGGAAAGCCTCTGTTATCCCTTGA